The Acidithiobacillus thiooxidans ATCC 19377 DNA window CCCTTTCACATCCATGTATCGAACGCTATGTGAACATTATGGCCCATGACAAACTCGGTCTGGAACGTGGTCAGAATATGGCGCATATCACGGTATCATCCCCAACGGGACGGCCAGAGACTGACGCATGTTAACCGGGGATGCCGACAGGGATGTCTCCGGTTCCCCTGAAGCATTACACGAAGTTGGAGCAGAAGCGGCCTGCCTCTGGTCGGAAACCTCGGAACCTGAATCTATCGCCGAGCCTGTTTGGGAAGCTGAGTCAGATGAACCCGTTGATGCTACCACGCTTTATTTACAGGAAATCAGCCGCAACCCGCTCCTTACCGCGCAAGAAGAAGTCGCCCTGGGACTCCGGGTACAGCAGGGCGATCTCTCGGCACGCAATCGTCTGGTGGAATGCAATCTCCGGCTCGTCGTGAACATCGCGCGCCGCCATTCGCGGCAGCATCACACCCTGCCACTTCTTGATCTCATCGAAGAGGGGAATCTCGGATTGATTCGTGCGGCGGAATTGTTTGATCCGGGACGGAGAATTCGGTTTTCTACCTACGCCACCTGGTGGATCCGTCAAAGCATAGACCGGGGCATTATGAACCAGGCGCGGGAGGTGCGGTTGCCGATCCATGTCATCAAAAATCTCAGTGCGGTGCTGCGCAGTATCCGGGAACTTACACAAACCCTACAGGGTAAACCGCGCATAGAAGAAGTAGCGCAGGCTATGGGCAAGTCCGTCGCCTATGTAAAAGATTGTCTGCAGCAGGACCGTCATGCAGTCAGTCTGGATGCCCCCGTCTATCAGGAAGCGGATGGCCCCTCTTTGGCTCAGTCTCTGGCAGATACTGAACCGTCGAGTCTGGAGGCCTCTCTGGAGGAACAGGAGATTCTGAGGCAGATTTCTAGAATCCTCCTAAGTCTGGATATACGGCATCGTACTGTTCTGATCCGACGCTTTGGTCTGGATGGTCAGGAAGCAGAAACATTAACCGCCATCGGCAAAGAGTTGGGCGTCAGCCGCGAACGGATCAGACAACTACAGGAGGAGGCATTCAATCTGCTGCGTCAGCATGAAGCGTTGCAATAAATCATTCAGGAGCCCTTTTATATGGAAATCATTGATGTGTCTGCCCTGGACAGGCTGAGTGCCCAGGCCCAAGAGTTTCAGCATACCCGGCCTTACCCATGGATCCGCATTACGGATTTTCTGTATCCAGAAAAGTTTGAGCAACTTTGCAAGGATCTTCCTGATCCCGCGCTTTTTGGATTGCAAATCGACTATAAAAGGGCGCTTGGGCAAGCAAGCCATGATCGTCTTGCACTACAGTATCGACCAGCGCTGGAGAAAGTCCTGACGCCCAGCTGGAGGAATTTTATTCACGAATTACACAGCGATGCTTACAAGAATTTCTGGCGCAAGATGCTCGGGTTAACATCTAGGACACCGGTTATTCTGACCATGCACTGGCGTTATGCGCCATCCGGCGCCTCCATTTCACCCCATACGGATGCCCGGCGCAAAATAGGTTCGCATATTTTCTATTTCAATACGCCCGAAGACTGGGAAGAAGCCTGGGGCGGACAGACGCTGGTTCTGGATGATGGTGACAAATGGTCACGTCATTCGGCGCCGGACTACAGCGATTTGCGCGAGGCCGGGGCTTCAGAGGTACTGGGGAATCGCAGTTTTCTCTTTGCGCAAACTGATCATTCCTGGCACGCCGTCAAAGCCGTGCAGTGTCCGCCCGGCCATTTCCGCAAGGTTTTTATTGTGGTCGCCAACCGCCTCACCCCGCAGGTCATCTGGCGGCGCATACGGGGCAAAGACGCCGATGGCTACCGTCTGTCTGGTGGTGTTCAAGAAAAACCAAGTTTCAATGAACGCTAATAACAGATATATGGCAAAAGGAGAAGGTTCATGCGCTCCCCATTTTTAACTCAACAATGGTTACGGTTATTCGGATTGGTCCTCTTGTTTTCATGGCACCTTCGACCTGGGCGGTTACCCTGATGTCCAGCGGGGTCCCCTATTTGAGCGTGGGTGCCGGCGCTTTCAATCTCGTCGGTGCGGTCGATGATGACGGCTACAACCAGACTCCGGCTGGATGACTACAGTGATGGTAAGGACAATGAAAATTGTGTTCGCAGCAAAGGCTAAGAATAGTTCCGAGATTCCATTTAAAAAGGAGTATTACCATGACCAACCCTGACAGCAAGGCGGTTTCCCCTGAGCAGCGTCATTTAATGATTGCAGAGGCGGCCTACTATCATGCCGAACGTCGCGGTTTCCAGGAGAGCGACCCGATTGCGGACTGGGTAGAGGCAGAAAAAGAGGTAGATGCCATGCTATGTCGTACCCCCATTCCGACCAAGGAAAAAACCGCAAAAGAAATCTTTGAGGATCATCTCGAAACACAACTCAAGGAATGGGATAAGCAAATTTCCGGATGGAAGAGGAAGGTCAAAAAAGTAGATGAGTGTCAAACAGCGCCAGTGATTGGCCAGTTTTCAGCAAAAATTGGCGTCTGGATCGTTCGCCCTTGAAAGCATCAGCATTCTTCTAATATACAAAATATTTCAATGCACTAATGATTTATATTTCGCAATATGAGGTGGTAAAAACCTGATGCTGAAAGATGGTTAATGAATGACGCTGATTAACAAAAAGTCACTGGGATTTGGGTCCGAGCTTCGTGGCTACCTATACAGAACCTGCGTACATAGCACATTGATCATCCGGACAATATTTATTTGTTTATACGGTTTGGCAAAGATTGTTGACCTGAATCACCGACTATAATAGAGGCTGTTGGTTGATCGCATTTTCTCATCGTCGGCCACTAGGCCAAGGAGCTTTCACATGAACGACAATAGCACGCAACAAGGGTTAGCAGGGCACGGAGCTTTTTTCCAGGACACGAACTTATCGGCCAACGAGGCGGAAGCGGCCACGGCATGGGTACGCAGCCACGTTGACCGGCGCACCATGGACCTGGGCGAGCGGATGGATGATATACGTGATCACATGTGGGAACTGGAGAAGGAAGGTGAGATCATCGTCCACCGCATCAATCCCGGACACCAAGCGAAAGTGGTAAAAACCCTCTATGGTTGGGACAAGAAGATCCCCACCAATCGTCTCTGGCACCACAAGAGCTGCGGACAGTGTGGCAACATCCCCGGCTATCCCACCAGCCTCATGTGGTTCATGAACAAGCTGGGCATCGACTACCTTGATGAGACCGACCAGACTTCCTGCACTGCCTGGAACTACCACGGCTCTGGTATCGGCAACGTGGAGTCTTTGGCTGCTGTCTTCCTGCGTAACTTCCATCAGGCCTACGTCTCCGGCAAGCAGCACGGCTTCGAGAATGGCTACTTCTATCCCTTAGTGCACTGCGGCACCTCCTTCGGCAACTATAAAGAGGTCCGCAAATATCTCATTGAGTCCGCTGAGCTACGGGAGAAAGTTAAAAAGATTCTCGGCAAGCTGGGACGCTTGGTGGATGGTAAGATCGTTATCCCTGAGGAGGTGGTCCACTACAGCGAATGGCTGCACGTCATGCGCCAGCGAATTGCCAGCGAATTACAAACCATAGACGTTTCGCACATTCGGGTTGCTGTACATCCTGCCTGCCACGTCTATAAGATGGTGCCAGAGGATGCAATCTACGATCCTGAAATTCTTGGTGGTAACCGGGTCGCTGTTACTACATCAGTAGCCATGGCCTTGGGTGCGCAGGTGATAGATTATTCCACCTGGTATGACTGCTGCGGTTTCGGCTTCCGTCATATCATATCGGAGCGTGAATTCACTCGTAGTTTTACTATGAACCGAAAGATAAAGGTAGTAAAAGAGGAAGCTAAGGCTGACGTGTTGATTACTCACGATACGGGCTGTGTCACCACTATGGACAAGAACCAGTGGATCGGCAAGGCGCACGATATGAACTATAGTGTACCCGTCATAGCTGACGTGCAACTGGCTGCCCTGGCCTGTGGCGCTGATCCTTTCAAGATCGTCCAGCTCCAGTGGCATGCTTCGCCCTGTGAAGATCTGGTGGAAAAAATGGGCATCAGCTGGGACAAGGCCAAAGCCGACTTCCAGGAATACCTCAAACAGGTCGAGCAGGGGAATGTGGAATACCTCTACAACCCCGAGCTCGCCATTGATCAGCACATCAACATGAATGCCGATTGATGTTTCTTGGTGCAGTTTAGATCGGCATAGGGGACGGCATAAGCCGCACCCTGCCACACCACCCAGTATGCGAGTTCGCACCGGGCGGTTCGAGGGGTTGGGGTCATGGGAGTCTGGGGAGGCCAATGTCGCCAGGGTATTTGGCCGTGATGTGCAATGTTGGCGCTGTTCCGGCTGAAGGGCCGGCGCCGCGAATCTGGACCATCGGCCACGGCGCGCGTTCCCTGGAAGAATTTATCGACATGCTCCGGGCCGACGGCGTGCAGGAATTGGTGGATGTGCGCAAGATGCCGCGCTCCCGACACAATCCCCAGTTCAATGGCGACACCCTGCCGACGGCCCTTGCGCCCTTGGGGATCGGTTATCGCCATGCGGAGGCCCTGGGCGGGTTGCGCCGGGGGTGTGTCGATTCCCCCAACGGCGCCTGGCGCAATGCGAGTTTCCGCGCCTATGCCGATTATATGCAGACGGCGCCTTTCCAGAAAGGATTGGAGGCCTTGGAGACCTTGGCGCGTAGGCGCAGGACGGTCCTCCTGTGCGCCGAGACCCTCCCGTGGCGCTGTCATCGCTTTCTCATTGCTGACGTCCTTACCGCCCAGGGTTTTACCGTGGATCACCTGCTGACGCCAGGGCATGACCAGAGGCATTGTTTGAGCCCTTGGGCGCGGCGGCGTCCCGATGGCGGGATCTGGTATCCGGCCCCTGATCCCCTTCCGCTCCAAGAAGGTTCCCACAGGAGTCCATGATGGAAATACGCCTCGACTATGGCTTGGTATCCCCCAACGGCATCCGCAGCCTGCGGGATCTGGAGACTTATCTCCATGGAAGCGACTTGAAACCAGCGCTGCTGGAACTGGTGAAGCTGCGCGCATCCATCCTCAACGGCTGCGCCTTTTGCATTGACATGCACAGTAAGGAAGCCCGCGCTCGGGGCGAGATGGAGCAGCGTCTTTATGGCCTCGCCGCTTGGCGGGAAACGCCCTTTTTCAGCGAGCGCAAATGCGCGGTGCTGGCCTGGACCGACGCCATCACCCGCATCGACGAAGGCGTCTCGGACGCGCTCTATGCAAACGTCCGCCGTTATTTCGAGGAGAAGGAACTGGTGGATTTGACCCTGGCCGTCGTGGCCATCAACGCCTGGAACCGCCTGGCCATTGCCTTCCGCACCCCCGCCGGCAGTTATCGGCCGGATCTGGACCGATAGATGGGATACTACTTCCGCCTCAGCCCGCGACCGCCCTTTCGCCTGGACCTCACGGTCTGGGCGCTGCGCCGTCAAGCCCACAACCGGATGGATGGCTGGGAGAGCGAAACCTATCGGCGGGTCTGGCGCTATGGGGACGGATGGCTGAAAGTCCGGCTCTGGCAGACGCAGGGCGATCCCGATCCGTTTCTGGAAGGAGAAATCTACGAAGGCCCCCAGGACGAGCGGACTGTCTCTTGGGTCCGTGCGCAACTCACCTGGATGCTGAGCCTGGATCGGGATCTCGGCCCCTTTTACGCGGTGGCCGCTGCCGATCCTCGTCTTGCGTCCCTGGCGGCGCGCTACCGGGGTCTCCGGCCACCTCGTTTCCCCTCCCTCTTCGAAGGACTGGTCAATGCCGTCGCCTGCCAGCAACTGAGTCTGCATCTGGGTATCACCCTCCTCAATCGCCTCTCGGAGCTCTGCAGGGAGGGGGTGGGAGAAATGGACTGGGTGTATCCTTTCCCGGATCCCCGCTCTCTGCTGCGACAGGAGGTGACGGCCCTGCGTGATCTAGGTTTCAGCCGCCAGAAGGTGACCGCCTTGCGCGCCCTGGCGGAAGAAGCGGCGGCCGGCGGACTAGAGCGTGAAGACTGGCAGGGCCTGCCCAACGCCGCAGCCTTACAGCGTCTGCTGCGTTTGCGCGGCATCGGCCGCTGGTCGGCAGAGTACGTCCTGCTGCGCGCCCTGGGGCGTCTGGACGTTTTTCCCGGTGACGACGTGGGGGCGCGCAAGGCCCTGGCCCGCTGGCTGGAGAAAAACAGCAGCTTGGATTATGCCCAGGTCGCCCATCGGCTCCGGCCATGGCAGCCCTACGCCGGCATGGTATATTTTCTATTGTTGATGCGGCGACTGGAAGGAGAGGGACGTATGTGGAACCCCAGCGATGAACTGCCGCTGTCCCAAGCGGATCAGGCGGACAGGCGGTAATTGCGCAGGATTTCCAGAAAGCGGCTGATCAGCTCCGAATGCCCCTGAATGTGGAAGATATAACGCGGCACACTCCGTTCCGTACTGCGAGCCATGAAGGGCTCTCCCCAAAAGCTCAGGAGAGCCTCCGTCCGCCCCGTCGCCGCCGAATCCGCCACGATCAGGGAGATGCTTTCCTGATTATCGATCCAGGTGGGTTCCTGAACTTTATCCGCGCCTGGGCAGGCGCGGATAGTGGGCAGGATTTCTTCCCACAGACGGCGCTGATCTTTGTCCAGAATGAAGCGCATGGTCGTTATGCGTGGATTCTCCAGGGCCGGCCGGAGCAAGGCATCAAACAATGCCGGGGGCTTGTACATGGAAAGGCAGACATTGAACCAGATCATTTCGCCGCTGGCGTGGGCCAAGAACTCCGTGCTGACCTTGCGGATCCGGTTCGGCCCGATGAGTACGGCATCGGGAGGCAGGAGGCCCACTTCGATTTCACGCAGGCTTACCTGGACGGCCGCAAGTCGGCCCTCCAAACGCTCCATGGCCCTTTCCCGGCGCATATCGCGTAGAAAGAGCAGAGCGATGAGCGCAACAGTCAGGGTAAGCAATACCTCACCCTGAATTAGGTGCAAGAGTTCCATGACGATGGCCGCGACCGCCGCGATAACGCCTGCGATGGCATCCCATTCCAAATTGAGCAGGCGTTTCGTGTGCACCATTACCCCTCCATGATGACGGCTGCCTCCTCCGCAAGGCCTAGATGATCAGTCCCGCGATCCTTCCTCAGCGAGACGCAGGACGCTGCCCCTGTGGTAGGCCACATGGCGGCTTTTGTCGCTTTGAATGGCATATTGCGGGTCTTCCGGGCTCGCATGGTGGATATAGCCGTGGACCGGAAAATCCTGGTCGTGGATGGCAACGATCCGTCCCGTCACCCTGCCTGCCTCCGAATTCCAGGTAACGTGATCGCCCACGGCAAAGCGTGGTGTCGGCGGCTTTTTCATGAGGCCTCCTCAGCGCCAAAAGCTTACGTAGAAACGTGCTGGGCCCAGGAACTCCACCCGGTGCGGCAGATCGGGCGGTATCCAGGCTGGCCGTGCCGGACTCAGGATCCAGGCGCGGGCGCTGCCGTCTTCCAGGCAATATCGCAAGTTCCCTTCCAGGAGCACGATGCGCCCCCAGACCCCGGCTTTGGTGCGATGATCATGGAGCAGGCCGGCGGGGGCGTCGTCGTCGGTGAACTCCGGTGTGCGCTGGTATTCCATCAAGGGCACGGGCGGCTCGGGCAGGGGCAATTCCGCCCCATCTTCCCCGGTGTCCAGATATTGGCGTTTATCCCGCATATGCCGCCACTGCTCGGCATCGGGTAGGGCTGGCTTTTTTTGAATGATGACGGGCCAGCGGCGTGCCAGGCGCGCGTTGAGTTCCGGATATTTTTCCATGCCGTCCGGCAAATCCACGTCGCGGAAGATGGCGTCTACCGGACACTCGGGCACACAGAGGGTGCAATCGATGCATTCGTCCGGATCGATGGCCAAAAAGTTAGGGCCTTCGTGGAAGCAATCCACTGGGCATACTGTGACGCAATCGGTATACTTGCAGCGAATACAGGCTTCTGTAACCACATGAGTCATTGAATATTCCCCTTAACGTATGCCCCGAAAATGCCCTCAACACCAGATCTGCGGGATTGCGCTCGCCCCATTTCCGAAAATCCATCAAAACTGATCATCATGTCGATAAACAGATAGACTTTATCTGTCCCGCGACTCGCCCGCGTTATAGATGGCATGGATGCCTCCCCCTACAGGACCGGCAGCGGGGTGCTTCAGAAAGGAGTCCCCGCTTGATCCGGACGGCATCAAGGTGCCAAGGTGGAAATTTATCCACGGTAAGGACAAGGAGGACTCGTCATGCAGATTACAACTTATGGACTGGATTTGGCAAAAAAGGTTATGCAGCTGCACTGGGTAGACATGGAGACCGGTGAGATTCATCGCAAACAGATGAAGCGTCGGGCACTTCTGGAGTTCTTTGCCAATCGGCAACCGGGCATCGTGGCCATGGAAGCCTGTGGGAGTGCGCATTATTGGGGCCGGGAATTACGCAAACTCGGTCATGAGGTCCGTCTGGTGGCGGCGCAATTTGTGCGGCCTTTCGTGAAGACCAACAAAAACGATGCAGCGGATGCAGCAGCCATCTGGGAAACCGTACAGCGGCCCGATATGCGCTTTGTGGCGGTCAAGAGTGAAGAGCAGCAATCCGTCCTGTCGCTCCACCGTATCCGGGAGCAACTCATCAAGGTCCGGACGATGCAGGTGAACCAGATCCGGGGCTTGCTCTATGAATTTGGTGCTGATCTGCCGCAAGGTCGCCAGAAGGGCCTGAAAGAAGTGCCGGATGCTTTGGCCGATCTGGAAGAATCTCTATCGCCCATGTTCCTGGACACCGTTCGCCAGCAATTAAAACGGCTTGAACAGATGGACAAGGATATTGCGGATATCGAAAAGTGTTTGGCGCTGTGGAAGAAAGATCAGGAAGCGGTGACGCGATTGATGGCGATTCCTGGCGTGGGGTTACTGACAGCTACCGCCATCATCGCCACCGTGGGCGATATAAAATCCTTTCGGTCAGGGCGGGAGTTTGCGGCGTTTCTGGGGCTGGTTCCCCGCCAGAGTGGAACCGGCGGTAAGGTCCGGTTGCTGGGCATCAGTAAACGCGGAGACAGCTATCTGCGAAAGCTGCTCACCCACGGAGCGCGGGCAGTCGTGAATTGCCAGATCAAGAACCGGAATCTCTGGATCGACAAGCTACTCTGCCGACGGCCCCACAACGTGGTTGTCGTGGCACAGGCCAACAAGATGGCCCGAACTATCTGGGCACTACTGGTGAAAAATACAGAATATGTGGCAAGTCACACAATAAATGCGGCTTCTATATCGTAATGGTTACAGAATTGTTGAAGTTCAACAAAAGGCGTTGCGCAGGCTGATAAACGATTGATGGCAAAACAGGTCAGACCACGGAAGAGAGAACCTGGTGGTTACTTGTCCTTCGAGGACGTGTGATAGATAAGGACTTTTCTGGCGGATTCCATCGGGGCCAGCAGGCTTATTATCCTGCATCAAAGGCCGGATATAAGACAGGCTTATTATCCTGCATCAAAGGCCGGATATAAGACAGCAACCCGACCTCAATATGCCAGACATCAAAATCATCTTGCGAACATGGAGGCAGTGCGACGTGAAGTCGCGTAAGTTATTTTTTTAGACTGTTCTCTCTTGAAAAAGAGAACCTGGTGTTCGTCCACCAGTGCCCGTATGGCACATGCGCACAAGCAGTAATGCTAGCGTGTGAAGCTGCCATAAAAGTACCCACGGGTGTTACGTCTTTCGTTATTTGAGTAGGGGGCTGGCGATTTATCCCATGGTCATTCAGAAGGATTTGGAGAACGGCTTCTCGTAGAGGGTGGGACGCAGAGGGTATAAAAGAACATAGAAAGGGCGGAATCTCCTTTGCTATCGTGGGAAGTGAATCAGACTTTCACGATAACCAAACCCATAGGAGGTCCGCCCTTGCATCGTATTGTAGCGGGTATTTATACCCTGAAGCATCACCGTGTCACCCTGGCCCGAGATCCTGAGCGCTATCGGCCCGCCTGTTGTGCAAACTGTGGCCGGAGCCATCCCTGGCATCATGGTCACTACACCCGCAAAGCTGACCGGACGACGTCCGGGCAGGAGAATCCGGTGCCGATTCCCCGTTACTTTTGCTCCAGCTGCGGGCAAACCTGTTCCCGTTTGCCTTCTTGCATAGCACCACGACGCTGGTACGGATCGACCTGCTCGTTGCCGCTCATCGGGATGTGGCCGATGGACCGCTCAGCGATGACCGGATGGCTCAAATCAACGCGGACTACACCACGATACTGGCCAAAGGCGACACGATCCACCCGATCAAGAGGCGCAAGGATGGCTCCGCGCATCGGAAGCAATCCTATCCGACCAATCTGTTGCGACGACTGCGTGAATATCGTGAGGATGTCCTGCGTTTCCTCTCGGATCCGGAGGTGCCCTTCACCAACAACATCGCAGAACAGGCAGTGCGGATGCCCAAGGTTAAACAGAAGATCTCCGGCTGTTTCCGGACCTTTGATGGGGCAGCCGCCTTCTGCACAATCCGATCCTATCTGGAAACCTTACGCAAGCAGGGCGTCGATCTGCTGCACGCGTTGGTTCAGTCTTTTCAGGGGGAAACCCCGCAGCCCGCCATGGGGTAACTGTACCCCTGGTGAACAGTTACGATAATTTATACCAGGAACGACCAAGACTATAACGTGCAATTTCAGTAAAATTAAAACTTTTACTAACGGTCCCATATAGTTTTCTGTAGCGTTGTTGAAAGCTGCTATGCGGACCTAGTTTCATTGTGGCAATGAGTGCATTATTAAGATGGATAATAACCATTTCTGGCGCACTTATTTTGTCCGCCCATGCAGCACTATTACCAAACAAAAAAACAAGTGTGCAAGCAAAGATTAAACGTGCTTTCTTTGACAAAATAGAGGCTAGCATACAATCTCCAGTAAGTAGGATGGATGAACTATGACGATCTTGGTAAATCAGTAAATCTGAAGTAGTGTTGTAAAATCACAAGATGAATAAAATCAGCAAAACTATCCTTATCACAACATATTTAATGAGAACCATAAAGCATGAATTCGCGTTCTTCATCCTATATATTCAATTTGAAGAAAATTAACATATGTTTTGTGGAGAAAAGCTAACATGGTAACCGTCCATGCAGTTAATGCAATAAAAAAGAAGATATAGGCCAAAAGAAACAAAAATGACAGGCTAAACGATTTTTCTAAATGTAACGTACAAAGGGAATACATGCCAAGAGGGAAAACCATGCCCCAATAGGATGAATCGTAAGAAAAATTGATTTTATGCACAATAAAGCGCCACCAGCCCAAAATAAATAGTAGAGGAATCCACCAGGTCGCCGTGGTCCAGAATAATAATGTAAAGCCTTTTATAAAGGGAATCAGATCATGTAAAAAGAGAGAATCCTTGGTGCAAGACACAAGCAACGCTCCGGCAAGGGTTGAGATAGATGCCGCACCCATATTAATCCAATAGGGTGGCATGAGATCCTGTGCTGATAGTTTAAAGAAAATCATTCGGTAGAGAATGAGCAATATAATCACGATATAAAATACATCACCCAAAAGCCATAATGAAAAGCTTATGAAATTAAAACAAGAGCAATATGGTAGAATATTTTGTGCTTGTAGAACAGAGAGTAATGCAGAGATAGACTGAATAGCAACTGTAATGAGTAGCCACGTCCCACTTATTTCAGTTTCAAAAGAAGACTTGTTAATTTTGGTGATGAAAGAAAAAAATAATCCGTAGTTTAATAGCAACCACAGTATTCCGGAAACACCCAGAAAAATTATTCCAATAATAGCCTGATGATCAAGAAGAACAAATTGACTGCCCAGTATTGCAGAACCAGCGACGATGGTCAGAAATCCCGTGCCGCGCCCAAGATCTCTGAAATCATCA harbors:
- a CDS encoding sigma-70 family RNA polymerase sigma factor, with amino-acid sequence MLTGDADRDVSGSPEALHEVGAEAACLWSETSEPESIAEPVWEAESDEPVDATTLYLQEISRNPLLTAQEEVALGLRVQQGDLSARNRLVECNLRLVVNIARRHSRQHHTLPLLDLIEEGNLGLIRAAELFDPGRRIRFSTYATWWIRQSIDRGIMNQAREVRLPIHVIKNLSAVLRSIRELTQTLQGKPRIEEVAQAMGKSVAYVKDCLQQDRHAVSLDAPVYQEADGPSLAQSLADTEPSSLEASLEEQEILRQISRILLSLDIRHRTVLIRRFGLDGQEAETLTAIGKELGVSRERIRQLQEEAFNLLRQHEALQ
- a CDS encoding 2OG-Fe(II) oxygenase is translated as MEIIDVSALDRLSAQAQEFQHTRPYPWIRITDFLYPEKFEQLCKDLPDPALFGLQIDYKRALGQASHDRLALQYRPALEKVLTPSWRNFIHELHSDAYKNFWRKMLGLTSRTPVILTMHWRYAPSGASISPHTDARRKIGSHIFYFNTPEDWEEAWGGQTLVLDDGDKWSRHSAPDYSDLREAGASEVLGNRSFLFAQTDHSWHAVKAVQCPPGHFRKVFIVVANRLTPQVIWRRIRGKDADGYRLSGGVQEKPSFNER
- a CDS encoding DUF2934 domain-containing protein, which translates into the protein MTNPDSKAVSPEQRHLMIAEAAYYHAERRGFQESDPIADWVEAEKEVDAMLCRTPIPTKEKTAKEIFEDHLETQLKEWDKQISGWKRKVKKVDECQTAPVIGQFSAKIGVWIVRP
- a CDS encoding heterodisulfide reductase-related iron-sulfur binding cluster, whose amino-acid sequence is MNDNSTQQGLAGHGAFFQDTNLSANEAEAATAWVRSHVDRRTMDLGERMDDIRDHMWELEKEGEIIVHRINPGHQAKVVKTLYGWDKKIPTNRLWHHKSCGQCGNIPGYPTSLMWFMNKLGIDYLDETDQTSCTAWNYHGSGIGNVESLAAVFLRNFHQAYVSGKQHGFENGYFYPLVHCGTSFGNYKEVRKYLIESAELREKVKKILGKLGRLVDGKIVIPEEVVHYSEWLHVMRQRIASELQTIDVSHIRVAVHPACHVYKMVPEDAIYDPEILGGNRVAVTTSVAMALGAQVIDYSTWYDCCGFGFRHIISEREFTRSFTMNRKIKVVKEEAKADVLITHDTGCVTTMDKNQWIGKAHDMNYSVPVIADVQLAALACGADPFKIVQLQWHASPCEDLVEKMGISWDKAKADFQEYLKQVEQGNVEYLYNPELAIDQHINMNAD
- a CDS encoding DUF488 family protein → MSPGYLAVMCNVGAVPAEGPAPRIWTIGHGARSLEEFIDMLRADGVQELVDVRKMPRSRHNPQFNGDTLPTALAPLGIGYRHAEALGGLRRGCVDSPNGAWRNASFRAYADYMQTAPFQKGLEALETLARRRRTVLLCAETLPWRCHRFLIADVLTAQGFTVDHLLTPGHDQRHCLSPWARRRPDGGIWYPAPDPLPLQEGSHRSP
- a CDS encoding carboxymuconolactone decarboxylase family protein; translation: MMEIRLDYGLVSPNGIRSLRDLETYLHGSDLKPALLELVKLRASILNGCAFCIDMHSKEARARGEMEQRLYGLAAWRETPFFSERKCAVLAWTDAITRIDEGVSDALYANVRRYFEEKELVDLTLAVVAINAWNRLAIAFRTPAGSYRPDLDR
- a CDS encoding DNA-3-methyladenine glycosylase family protein, whose protein sequence is MGYYFRLSPRPPFRLDLTVWALRRQAHNRMDGWESETYRRVWRYGDGWLKVRLWQTQGDPDPFLEGEIYEGPQDERTVSWVRAQLTWMLSLDRDLGPFYAVAAADPRLASLAARYRGLRPPRFPSLFEGLVNAVACQQLSLHLGITLLNRLSELCREGVGEMDWVYPFPDPRSLLRQEVTALRDLGFSRQKVTALRALAEEAAAGGLEREDWQGLPNAAALQRLLRLRGIGRWSAEYVLLRALGRLDVFPGDDVGARKALARWLEKNSSLDYAQVAHRLRPWQPYAGMVYFLLLMRRLEGEGRMWNPSDELPLSQADQADRR
- a CDS encoding DUF2945 domain-containing protein encodes the protein MKKPPTPRFAVGDHVTWNSEAGRVTGRIVAIHDQDFPVHGYIHHASPEDPQYAIQSDKSRHVAYHRGSVLRLAEEGSRD
- the fdxA gene encoding ferredoxin FdxA; translated protein: MTHVVTEACIRCKYTDCVTVCPVDCFHEGPNFLAIDPDECIDCTLCVPECPVDAIFRDVDLPDGMEKYPELNARLARRWPVIIQKKPALPDAEQWRHMRDKRQYLDTGEDGAELPLPEPPVPLMEYQRTPEFTDDDAPAGLLHDHRTKAGVWGRIVLLEGNLRYCLEDGSARAWILSPARPAWIPPDLPHRVEFLGPARFYVSFWR
- a CDS encoding IS110 family transposase, with translation MQITTYGLDLAKKVMQLHWVDMETGEIHRKQMKRRALLEFFANRQPGIVAMEACGSAHYWGRELRKLGHEVRLVAAQFVRPFVKTNKNDAADAAAIWETVQRPDMRFVAVKSEEQQSVLSLHRIREQLIKVRTMQVNQIRGLLYEFGADLPQGRQKGLKEVPDALADLEESLSPMFLDTVRQQLKRLEQMDKDIADIEKCLALWKKDQEAVTRLMAIPGVGLLTATAIIATVGDIKSFRSGREFAAFLGLVPRQSGTGGKVRLLGISKRGDSYLRKLLTHGARAVVNCQIKNRNLWIDKLLCRRPHNVVVVAQANKMARTIWALLVKNTEYVASHTINAASIS
- a CDS encoding IS66 family transposase → MADGPLSDDRMAQINADYTTILAKGDTIHPIKRRKDGSAHRKQSYPTNLLRRLREYREDVLRFLSDPEVPFTNNIAEQAVRMPKVKQKISGCFRTFDGAAAFCTIRSYLETLRKQGVDLLHALVQSFQGETPQPAMG
- a CDS encoding tellurite resistance/C4-dicarboxylate transporter family protein, translated to MKPATENTLNHWLNRTTQNLAPGSFAVVMATGAIALSAKILGFIPLSNVLLWVNIVIYIFLWIVLIMRAYKFPRNLSDDFRDLGRGTGFLTIVAGSAILGSQFVLLDHQAIIGIIFLGVSGILWLLLNYGLFFSFITKINKSSFETEISGTWLLITVAIQSISALLSVLQAQNILPYCSCFNFISFSLWLLGDVFYIVIILLILYRMIFFKLSAQDLMPPYWINMGAASISTLAGALLVSCTKDSLFLHDLIPFIKGFTLLFWTTATWWIPLLFILGWWRFIVHKINFSYDSSYWGMVFPLGMYSLCTLHLEKSFSLSFLFLLAYIFFFIALTAWTVTMLAFLHKTYVNFLQIEYIG